From a single Pseudophryne corroboree isolate aPseCor3 chromosome 6, aPseCor3.hap2, whole genome shotgun sequence genomic region:
- the LOC134934761 gene encoding olfactory receptor 5AP2-like: MNITNKTQVRVFVFSGLTDNIELAPFLFMLFIHIYMVTVVGNIGMMVTVHISSNLQTPMYFFLSYLSLVDLFYSSAITPRMLSDLISRKKAISFVGCALQFFFFAGLAGTEVLLLANMAYDRYAAICHPLHYVSIMTKKKCLGLVVQSFSIGFLQSSMQTSCIFSLQFCGSHIINHFYCDVPPLLKLSCSDTNICEMITVSSIVSFVVGSFMIILTSYSLIISSILRMKSAEGRQKAFSTCFSHVMCASIFYVSVFFTYLRSPSNVIENQHKMAAVFYSVVTPMLNPLIYSLRNQEVKRGIIQAVRKLL; the protein is encoded by the coding sequence ATGAATATTACAAACAAGACCCAAGTGAGAGTGTTTGTGTTTTCTGGACTCACTGATAATATAGAACTTGCCCCGTTCCTCTTCATGCTCTTCATACATATCTACATGGTGACTGTAGTGGGAAACATCGGTATGATGGTCACTGTCCATATCTCATCTAACCTCCAAACCCCGATGTACTTCTTCTTGAGCTACCTATCCCTGGTGGACCTATTCTACTCCTCAGCTATAACACCTAGAAtgctctctgaccttatctccaggAAGAAGGCCATCTCATTTGTTGGTTGCGCCCTTCAGTTCTTTTTCTTTGCTGGACTTGCAGGCACAGAGGTTTTACTTCTTGCTAACATGGCATATGACCGGTATGCTGCCATATGTCACCCTCTCCATTATGTCTCTATAATGACCAAGAAAAAATGTTTGGGCCTGGTTGTCCAATCTTTCTCCATTGGTTTCTTACAGTCATCCATGCAGACCAGCTGCATATTCAGTTTACAATTTTGtggctcacacataataaaccactTCTACTGTGATGTCCCTCCACTGCTCAAGCTGTCCTGCTCTGACACTAACATCTGTGAGATGATAACTGTTTCATCTATAGTGTCATTTGTCGTAGGTTCATTTATGATAATCCTTACATCATACTCATTAATCATTTCTTCTATTCTAAGGATGAAGTCTGCTGAGGGCAGACAGAAAGCCTTCAGTACATGCTTTTCACATGTCATGTGTGCCTCCATCTTCTATGTGTCAGTTTTCTTCACTTACCTGCGATCTCCCTCCAATGTCATTGAAAACCAACACAAGATGGCTGCGGTCTTTTACTCAGTGGTGACTCCAATGCTGAATCCACTTATATACAGCCTGAGGAACCAAGAGGTGAAAAGAGGCATCATACAAGCAGTACGCAAACTGTTGTAG